taaactgaaaaacaacattttctgGTCATTTGTCTCTCAAATATAGCTAGtttttgaaatttcatttaaaataacagGATGGTTTATGAATACCTGTTAGGTAATTAAatttactggggaaaaaaagaaattaaaaggagATATGATTGAACTTCTGAGCTTTCACAGTACTGCTCCtttaaaagccaaacaaaatgCTGCATGCATATTAAAAATAGTGAACCTGATATGCCACCAGCACAGTTGTATATATTTATGGATCAGTATGTTAATCAGTGTCTTGGCTTCAGATGAGATCTGTATCGCAGGTTTCACGAGATGCTGCTCACAGCCTAAGTGATGTTTGTGTTCTGTTCATATTCAACTAAATTGAACTGATTTTCCAAGTTTTATTGATACAGCTACAAATTAGTGTTGGGGTTTTGTAAGCTCTGAGAAAGACAATGGGTTTTTACTgtaaaaacatttgttttggATTTCATAGCGATAAAGCAGGTTTTGTTATGCTTGCTTGTGTGTTTATGGTTTTAGAATATTGTCTTATTCTAAGGTGCTAGAAATGATTTCTGGATCATCTCCAGTGGTgattatatttcatttaaatttctggaatttttagTCAATCCAACCACAGGCTGGACATTGACATGTGTCAGTGAAAGTAAAAGGCCAGAAGTGGTACTATGCAGCAGCAAGGACTGCTGAAACTTCCTGCTAAAGCATACAAATGTAAGTTTTTTGATGcatttttggggagaaaaaaaatgtctttaaagaGCCAACTATGCAATTAAATATTCACTATCAAGGAGTCTGCAGATTTTTTCATCTTCCAAATTCCAGTCTATGTGTGTCTTTCACAGGAGAATCCCTTCAAAGAAAGGATTGTGGCATCTTTCTCAGAAGATGGAGAGGGGAGCTTGAGCTTCAATGACTTTGTGGATATGTTCTCCGTGCTCAGTGAAATGGCTCCCCGAGAGCTGAAAGCAATCTATGCCTTTAAGATTTATGGTACTGTGTGGAGGGGCTCTGGTGTGCTTTTCGTGTTTGGAGTAAATGAGTGGTACACTTGGTGATCTTTGGTTCTTCTATTGTTTAGATTTTAACACAGATAACTTCATTTGTAAAGCAGActtggaaaaaaccctcaataaGCTGACCCGGGAAGAGCTGACAGCGGAGGAAATCACTCTGGTTTGTGagaaggtgatagaagaagctGACATGGATGGTGATGGGAAATTAGGATTTGCAGATTTTGAAAACATGATTTCCAAAGCACCAGACTTTCTCAGgtattattttaagaaaaacagaGTCTCTTGCATACTTGCAGGTATGTTTTAGGATATCACTGTGCAGTCTAATACAAGAAGTGTCATATGTAAGTATTTTACTAGAGAACGCACTAGGGGATGACTTCTTACCTAACTCAGTTTACTTTTCCAGGGCATATTCCAGTTCTCTCCTAATTTAAGACTAAGAGCTCAATGACTTTTAATTATCACCTTTCCTGCTCCTCTACCCGTCTTGGTGCAGTTCAGGAAAATACTTTGATCCATTATGAGCTCAAATTCAGCCTAAAGCCAGGATTAAGCCTATAGCAAGGATCCCAGCTGTCTGCATAGGAATGTGTGTAAATACTGTATACATGTTACAAATATACATAGAAAGACATTGATTTCTTTGCTGTGAAAGTGTTTTTTGAAGAACTGTAAAGTGTCCTGCAGAACACAGAATAGTATTTCTTTCATGAATGAAACTTCTGAGGAAAGCGGTTAAAAGCGATTCAACAATAAAGCAGAAGCACATGATTCCAGTGAACCTTGAGAAACATCAGCTTCTGGAGAGGAGACATTCAATGTGAATGTCTTTTATACATTTCAGGTATTCCTTGACTAATCAAGTGTATCAACAGAAACCCTTTAGAACAAGACATGTATTATCATTATGGTGAGGCTCAGCTCAGTAGGTATTCTAATATTTTGTTTACAGATACTTCCAGCTAAGAAAACATCATCTTTATACTGCCATCCTAGAAGCTGCTGGGATCAGGTAGGGTTTCCTTTAATCAATCaaaaggctgtgctgctcctacAAATCTGGTAGAGAACAGTGATCAAATGTGAAGAATTGAAGGCAGATCTGAAGATGCAGTAGAAACTGCAGTTTCAGAAGTTTCCTGTGCCATGACTGATTTTACTGCTGTGTTGTAGAGGCTTGCAAACTGCTGACTGAGAATTCCAAGCTGAGGATGCTATGCAGTCCAGTCATTTCCTGAGAAAGTTGCAGAGAGGAATGTTTGCCAGTGTAGCCATTGGAATGACTGtcacaattatttttcttttccagttagGTGATGTTTTGGGAAGATGAGGAAATGAGTGAAAATCACTGAGTGCTGGCTATTTAGCAGGGCAAGATGATGAGTAAAAAGTGGGATGAAGTGGGATGTGTATT
The sequence above is a segment of the Molothrus aeneus isolate 106 chromosome 13, BPBGC_Maene_1.0, whole genome shotgun sequence genome. Coding sequences within it:
- the CIB2 gene encoding calcium and integrin-binding family member 2 isoform X2; translation: MGNKQTIFTDEQLDAYQDCTFFTRKEILRLHGRYYEMAPNVVPMDYTKDPDVKLPMQLIINMPELKENPFKERIVASFSEDGEGSLSFNDFVDMFSVLSEMAPRELKAIYAFKIYDFNTDNFICKADLEKTLNKLTREELTAEEITLVCEKVIEEADMDGDGKLGFADFENMISKAPDFLSTFHIRI
- the CIB2 gene encoding calcium and integrin-binding family member 2 isoform X1; the encoded protein is MGRALALGAAGEPRPSGEQSTELELRLEDCTFFTRKEILRLHGRYYEMAPNVVPMDYTKDPDVKLPMQLIINMPELKENPFKERIVASFSEDGEGSLSFNDFVDMFSVLSEMAPRELKAIYAFKIYDFNTDNFICKADLEKTLNKLTREELTAEEITLVCEKVIEEADMDGDGKLGFADFENMISKAPDFLSTFHIRI
- the CIB2 gene encoding calcium and integrin-binding family member 2 isoform X3, with the translated sequence MGRALALGAAGEPRPSGEQSTELELRLEDCTFFTRKEILRLHGRYYEMAPNVVPMDYTKDPDVKLPMQLIINMPELKENPFKERIVASFSEDGEGSLSFNDFVDMFSVLSEMAPRELKAIYAFKIYDLEKTLNKLTREELTAEEITLVCEKVIEEADMDGDGKLGFADFENMISKAPDFLSTFHIRI
- the CIB2 gene encoding calcium and integrin-binding family member 2 isoform X4 — translated: MAPNVVPMDYTKDPDVKLPMQLIINMPELKENPFKERIVASFSEDGEGSLSFNDFVDMFSVLSEMAPRELKAIYAFKIYDFNTDNFICKADLEKTLNKLTREELTAEEITLVCEKVIEEADMDGDGKLGFADFENMISKAPDFLSTFHIRI